tttttactatcccatctttttctctcctcctgttccgccccccccatcttcctctctcctccctccaggttatTGATCTCATTCACAAAGCAGAAGGGAGCTCCCACCTGGTGGGGATACGCCCTGGCCTTCCTCATGTTCTTCGCAGCCTTCCTCCAGACTCTCATTCTGCACCAACACTTCCAGTACTGCTTCGTCACTGGGATGAGGCTCCGCACCTCCATCATAGGAGCCATCTACAGGAAGGTACACAGaagcgcgcgcgcgcacacacgcgcacacacacacacacacacacacacacagtggtgaaaattgtatttttgtctttctcttctgtcctttctttctctccctagtCTCTGATTATCACTAACGCGGCCAAGCGTACATCTACAGTGGGAGAGATAGTCAACCTGATGTCAGTGGACGCTCAGCGCTTCATGGATCTCACCACCTTTCTCAACATGCTGTGGTCCGCCCCACTTCAGATCATACTGGCACTATACTTCCTGTGGCAGGTGGGTGGATTCTTTCCATGGAGGTGGGTTTATTAGTCCACCAtggccaaagtagtgcactgtatgggGAATAGATCTAAAGAGATGAGATCCAGAATGATTGTGCCTGGAGTGTATTCATTAGTGGGATTCTGTTTGCAACAGAAAATGTTTTGCAAGGGAAACCGTTTCCTTCAAAAGGGAAAACATTTAGCAACAACAACGAGTTTctaggtccctccctgtttcatttCATTCCGTTTGCGTCCATTTGGCTCCTAAAGTTAACAGTAAATGTTTTTCCGACGCAAAACATTTTGTAACAGACTAAACGTTTTGCAACTTTATccgactaatgattacacccctgcTCTCTGCGTTGATTAGTCTTACGTGGTCTTTCTGGGGTCCATCTCTGTTGTGTTGATTAGTCATACGTGGTCTTTCTAGGGTCCATCTCTGTTGTGTTGATTTGATCCTgccttgttttttattttgattgctaataccttttctctctcttctagaACCTTGGTCGGTGTCTGTGTTGATTGGTCGtgccttgtctctgtgttgtagaaCCTGGGTCCGTCGGTGCTGATTGGTCGtgccttgtctctgtgttgtagaaCCTGGGTCTGTCGGTGCTGATTGGTCGtgccttgtctctgtgttgtagaaCCTGGGTCGGTGTCTGTGTTGATTGGTCGTGCCTTGTCTCTGTTTTGTAGAacctgggtggtgtctgtgttgaTTTGTGtgccttgtctctgtgttgtagaaCCTGGGTCGGTGCCTGTGTTGATTGGTCGTGCCTTGTCTCTTTCTTCTAGAACCTTGGTCTGTGTTGTTTGGTCGTGCCTTGTCTCTCTTCTAGAACCTTGGTCGGTGTCTGTGTTGATTGGTCGTGCCTTGTCTCTGTTGTAGAACCTGGGTTGGTGTCTGTTGATTGGTCGTGCCTTGTCTCTGTTGTAGAACCTGGGTCCGTCGGTGCTGATTGGTCGtgccttgtctctgtgttgtagaaCCTGGGTCCGTCGGTGCTGATTGGTCGtgccttgtctctgtgttgtagaaCCTGGGTCTGTTGTTTGGTCGtgccttgtctctgtgttgtagaaCCATAGGTCGGTGTCTGTGTTGATCGGTCGtgccttgtctctctcttctagaACCTTGGTCAGTGTCTGTGTTGTTTGGTCGtgccttgtctctgtgttgtagaaCCTGGGTCGGTGTCTGTTGATTGGTCGtgccttgtctctgtgttgtagaaCCTGGGTCAGTGTCTGTGTTGATTGGTCGTGCCTTGGCTCTGTGTTGTGGAACCTGGGTCCGTCGGTGCCTGTGTTGATTGGTCGTGCCTTGTCTCTGTTTTGTAGAACATGGGTCGGTGTCTGTGCTGATTGGTCGtgccttgtctctgtgttgtagaaCCTGGGTCTGTCGGTGCTGATTGGTCGtgccttgtctctgtgttgtagaaCCTGGGTCTGTCGGTGCTGATTGGTCGtgccttgtctctgtgttgtagaaCCTGGGTCTGTCGGTGCTGATTGGTCGtgccttgtctctgtgttgtagaaCCTGGGTCTGTCGGTGCTGATTGGTCGtgccttgtctctgtgttgtagaaCCTGGGTCTGTTGTTTGGtgccttgtctctgtgttgtagaaccatgggtggtgtctgtgttgatcctgccttgtctctctcttctagaACCTTGGTCAGTGTCTGTGTTGTTTGGTCGtgccttgtctctgtgttgtagaaCCTGGGTCGGTGTCTGTTGATTGGTCGtgccttgtctctgtgttgtagaaCCTGGGTCAGTGTCTGTGTTGATTGGTCGTGCCTTGGCTCTGTGTTGTGGAACCTGGGTCCGTCGGTGCCTGTGTTGATTGGTCGTGCCTTGTCTCTGTTTTGTAGAACATGGGTGGTGTCTGTGCTGATTGGTGattgtctctgtgttgtagaaCCTGGGTCTGTCGGTGCTGATTGGTCGtgccttgtctctgtgttgtagaaCCTGGGTCTGTCGGTGCTGATTGGTCGtgccttgtctctgtgttgtagaaCCTGGGTCTGTCGGTGCTGATTGGTCGtgccttgtctctgtgttgtagaaCCTGGGTCCGTCGGTGCTGGCTGGTGTTGCTGTGATGATCCTCCTGATCCCCTTAAATGCTGCCATCGCCGTGaggacacgagcctaccaggtaTGCACACCTCCCTCTGCTTTTCTACAACGGCTTAATATCTGTGGTATGGAGGTTTGAAGTTATGGTGATGATCGCGATTAGAAGGATGGTGTCGATGATGATTGTAATTACGACTGAGAAGTCTCGTCGATTTGAACAAGCGGCTTCTCGTCCAAGTGTGTCAAGGTAGAAACGTGTGCAACTCTTTACCACAACAAAAAAATGCTCATGATCAAACACCAGAGCACTGTAAAGATCTCCTGTGAGTTTGTACTATAGCAGGCTGCTCTTTAAACTCTTTTTTAATGAGTGTTAAAATACAGTATTTTAAAAGGAAAGGAAAAGCCGCACACTCTGTTAGATCCGACGCATTCATTTAtctaccaacgtttcgacagccaagcggTCTACATCTCTAAAGTAGCATTGTTTTGACATGGACAGAGGATatcttccacctccctctctccacccccctccctctctccacccccctccctctctccaccccctccctctctccaccccctccctctctacacccCCCTCCTGTTGTCTCTTAAAGGTGGAGCAGATGCAGTACAAGGATGCTCGCATCAAACTGATGAACGAGATTCTGAACGGGATCAAAGTGTTGAAGCTGTACGCCTGGGAGAGCTCTTTTAAAGAGAAGGTTCTGGAGATCAGACAGAAAGAGCTCAATGTGCTCCGCAAGACGGCCTACCTCGGTGCTCTGTCTACCATGGCCTGGACCAGTGCACCATTCCTAGTACGGGACACACtccggcacgcacacacacctataTTATCCTTGTTGTATATGCTATATCACTTTGCATGGAGGAAGGAAGGTTAACTCGGACTATTAGCTAGCAATTTTAGATGGACAGAGTACAACTGAAAGCTGCAAATCAATGAGTTGTCCAGAGGATCTATTTCCaagcttttttaaatgtattttttatgtcTCCTCAGGTTGCCTTGACAACGTTTGCAGTGTATGTGACTGTGgataaaaataacattttagaCGCGGAGAAAGCCTTTGTATCTTTGTCTCTGTTCAACATCTTACGGTTCCCTCTCAATATGTTGCCCCAAGTCATCAGCAGTATCGTACAGGTaggctcttctcctcctctgtcattctcttacTCCTTCTTATCTCACTCCTCTCAATTTTTTCACCCTGTCACTATTTCTTTCCCCCCTACTTCtcattcctctttctctcactcctcctcttaTTCCTTCTGTCATTCCTCCTGTGGATGTTGTGCATGCTtttgcgctgtgtgtgtgtgttgactctgTTGCCACTCCAAGGCCAGCGTGTCCCTGAAGCGTATCCAGGACTTCCTGAGTCATGATGAGCTGGACCCAGAGTCTGTGAACCGGACTAACACTGCCACAGGTGAACATTGAACCAAACTTGGCTGGCCTGGTTTCATTTCACCCCCTAAGACCCTTCCGATACCCCTTAGGTTTTCACTGACATGAAGGATGGTAGAGAATAAAGCTAATGGGACGGGGCCTCTGAGGCATTCTAATGGTCTATGTTTctgccatagagatcctattaaattactattCTAATTCCTAGTTCTATGGTTACTGCTGAGTCAGGCTTACATGGGCCTGTTGCCATGGCACCACTGCCTGCCATTAATGTAGGCGGTTAGGTTTTATATAGAAACTATGAGGGATTATGTAATCAATTTCAGTTTTGCATCGTCATTACTCTTGGCTTTTGTAATAATAACGTTTTAGACTCTTAAGTTGAGGTGACTTAAGGTATTTAGATGGACGGATTCCCACAGTCATTGCTTTCTCTTCTGTAACTCCCTCTGTTTTTGCCAGTTTGGTAATGCTGTGTCATGGTTCCTGTTTTTGTAACTGCAATGCATTCTCCCCTTCAGATAGCTCGGTGACTGTTGTCAACGGGAAGTTCACCTGGGCAAAACGAGATCCTCCTGCTCTACACAAGTATGTTGGCAAGTTGCATCATGCAAAGGACAATAACTATTCAAGGGAAAGAAtgcactgactgtgtgtgtgtccgtcccagTATAAACCTGATGGTGCCCCAGGGCTCATTGCTAGCGGTGGTAGGACATGTCGGCTGTGGAAAGTCTTCTCTGGTGTCAGCTCtattgggagagatggagaaaatggAGGGAGACATCTCTATACAGGTATGTCCACTGAATTCAATTATGCTAACTGAaggttgatttgattttattggGGCATTTGCTCGATTGAGTAATTGATTAGTGTGTCAATTgctttattgattgattgaacaATTGATAGACTGATTGTTTGTGTCCAGTTGTAGTTTTCAGCTGTACTGagttttctccctcctctcctttcaggGTTCGGTGGCCTACGTCCCGCAGCAAGCCTGGATCCAGAATGCCACTCTGAGAGACAACATCCTATTTGGCAAGGCCTACAACGAGCACAAGTACCACTGTTGTCTGGATGCCTGTGCTCTGACCCAGGACCTGGAAGTACTACCTGGAGGAGACCTGACCGAGATCGGAGAGAAGGTAGGGAGATGGAATAGAATCTAACCTGGTTTGTTTTTTGGGGCTAAAGGTCACGTTAGCCCACAACTAAAGGCATCAGTTCTGGGAGCTGAGATGAGTCTTTGAGTCTCAAACAAAGCAACTTATTTTGAGATCAGTGATTTgcttgtgtttgtctctctcctctctttctctcctctttctctcctctctctggctttctctcctctctatttctcctttctttctcctgactttctctcttctcccctctttctcctctttctcttgctcctttctctctctttctctctcagggaaTCAACCTCTCAGGTGgtcagagacagagggtgagtcTGGCCAGAGCGCTGTACAATGAGGCAGACGTCTACCTGCTGGACGACCCTCTCTCTGCCGTGGACGCCCACGTGGCCAAACACATCTTCGACCAGGTCATTGGCCCAGAGGGGGCGCTGCAGGGCAAGGTGAGTAGAAGAGTCACACTGCTCTGTTCTCCATACActacagaagaagagagacacATTCTGAGTGGTAGCAGAGAGACATTAACTGGTTAGATATCTTGTCCATTATCAACAATATTTGGTGGTATGGCACTATATGGCCATGTTAAAAAGGACAACAGTGGGAATCTCCTCATAACTGACAAGTACATGAGCTATATTCTGCCTAGTTCACATAGTAAAACCCCATTTTAAAGAGTCCTCGCCTACAATAGAGGAAATGGTAGCTCTTATCTGTGGTTTATAGTTTTCAATCCTCTACTTGTTGGTTTAGTATCAAATGTACGACTTTAATGCTCTGATAAGAAACTTATGTACAGACttgagtgtgtagtgtgtttggttgtttcaTTATTATAGTGAGTGTCACTTCCTATATTTGAATGTTCACTGTCCTGCTGCATATGCAACACTAAGAATAATTGAACTAACATGACAGTAAGTATCACTATTTATTTTTGAAGATGTATAGATTCTGACTCCAAATGTAAATTCTCTAGCTCAGGTATTTCTCCTTCTATAGTTTGTTCTCTATCTTTTTAAatggtgagtcaacatgttttaagcagattTATTAGAACATCGAATTGCAATAAAATctcagtatcgaatcgcaataacaATATAGAATAGTGAAGCATATAGAATAGCAACacatatagaatagtgaagcgtatagaatagtgaagcgtatagaatagtgaagcgtatagaatagcgaagcgtatagaatagcAACAcgtatagaatagtgaagcgtatagaatagtgaagcgtatagaatagtgaagcgtatagaatagtgaagcgtatagaatagtgaagcgtatagaatagtgaagcgtatagaatagtgaagcgtatagaatagtgaagcgtatagaatagcgaagcgtatagaatagcgaagcgtatagaattgcaacacatatagaatagtgaagcgtatagaatagtgaagcgtatagaatagcgaagcgtatagaatagcgaagcgtatagaattgcaacacatatagaatagcgaagcgtttagaatagcgaagcgtatagaatagtgaagcgtatagaatagtgaagcgtatagaattgcaacacatagaatagcgaagcgtatagaatagcgaagcgtatagaatagcgaagcgtatagaatagcgaagcgtatagaatagcgaagcgtatagaatagcgaagcgtatagaatagcgagcgtatagaattgcaacacatatagaatagtgaagcgtatagaatagtgaagcgtatagaatagcgaagcgtttagaattgcaacacatatagaatagcgaagcgtatagaatagcgaagcgtatagaattgcaacacatatagaatagtgaagcgtagagaatagtgaagcgtagagaatagtgaagcgtatagaatagtgaagcgtatagaatagtgaagcgtatagaatagtgaagcgtatagaatagtgaagcgtatagaatagtgaagcgtatagaatagcgaagtgtatagaatagcgaagcgtatagaatagtgaagcgtatagaattgcaacacatatagaatagcgaagcgtatagaatagcgaagcgtatagaatagcgaagcgtatagaatagcgaagcgtatagaatagcgaagcgtatagaatagcgaagcgtatagaatagcgaagcgtatagaatagcgaagcgtatagaatagtgaagcgtatagaattgcaacacgtatagaattgcaacacatatagaatagcgaagcgtatagaatagtgaagcgtatagaatagtgaagcgtatagaatagtgaagcgtatagaattgcaacacatatagaatagtgaagcgtatagaattgcaacacatatagaatagtgaagcgtatagaattgcaacacatagaatagtgaagcgtagAGAATAGTGAAGTTTATAGAATAGCGAAGCGTATAGAATTGCAACacatatagaatagtgaagcgtagAGAATAGTGAAGTTTATAGAATAGCGAAGCGTATAGAATTGCAACAcatagaatagtgaagcgtagagaatagtgaagcgtatagaattgcaacacatagaatagtgaagcgtatagaatagtgaagcgtatagaatTGCAACACATATAGAATAGCGAAGCGTATAGAATTGCAACACATATAGAATAGCGAAGCATATAGAATagcgaagcgtatagaatagcgaagcgtatagaatagcgaagcgtatagaatagcgaagcgtatagaatagtgaagcgtatagaatagcgaagcgtatagaatagcgaagcgtatagaattgcaacacatatagaatagtgaagcgtatagaatagtgaagcgtatagaattgcaacacatatagaatagcgaagcgtatagaatagtgaagcgtatagaatagtgaagcgtatagaatagtgaagcgtatagaattgcaacacatatagaatagtgaagcgtatagaatagtgaagcgtatagaatagtgaagcgtatagaatagcgaagcgtatagaattgcaacacatatagaatagtgaagcgtagagaatagtgaagcgtatagaatagtgaagcgtatagaattgcaacacatagaatagtgaagcgtatagaatagtgaagcgtatagaatagcgaagcgtatagaattgcaacacatagaatagtgaagcgtatagaatagtgaagcgtatagaatTGCAACACATATAGAATAGCGAAGCGTATAGAATTGCAACACATATAGAATAGCGAAGCGTTTAGAATCGCAACacatatagaatagtgaagcgtatagaatagtgaagcgtatagaatagtgaagcgtatagaattgcaacacatatagaatagtgaagcgtatagaatagtgaagcgtatagaattgcaacacatagaatagtgaagcgtatagaatagtgaagcgtatagaatagtgaagcgtatagaatagtgaagcgtatagaatagtgaagcgtatagaattgcaacacatatagaatagtgaagcgtatagaatagtgaagcgtatagaattgcaacacatatagaatagtgaagcgtatagaattgcaacacatagaatagtgaagcgtagAGAATAGTGAAGTTTATAGAATAGCGAAGCGTATAGAATTGCAACacatatagaatagtgaagcgtagAGAATAGTGAAGTTTATAGAATAGCGAAGCGTATAGAATTGCAACAcatagaatagtgaagcgtagAGAATAGTGAAGTTTATAGAATAGCGAAGCGTATAGAATTGCAACACATAGAATagcgaagcgtatagaatagcgaagcgtatagaatagcgaagcgtatagaatagtgaagcgtatagaatagtgaagcgtatagaatTGCAACACATATAGAATAGCGAAGCGTATAGAATTGCAACACATATAGAATAGCGAAGCGTTTAGAATCGCAACacatatagaatagtgaagcgtagagaatagtgaagcgtagagaatagtgaagcgtatagaatagtgaagcgtatagaatagtgaagcgtatagaattgcaacacatatagaatagtgaagcgtatagaatagtgaagcgtatagaatagtgaagcgtatagaatagcgaagcgtttagaattgcaacacatatagaatagcgaagcgtatagaatagcgaagcgtatagaattgcaacacatatagaatagtgaagcgtagAGAATAGTGAAGCGTAGAGAATAGCGAAGTGTATAGAATAGCGAAGCGTATAGAATTGCAACACGTATAGAATAGCGAAGCGTATAGAATTGCAACACGTATAGAATagcgaagcgtatagaatagtgaagcgtatagaatagtgaagcgtatagaatagcgaagcgtatagaatagcgaagcgtatagaattgcaacacatatagaatagcgaagcgtatagaatagtgaagcgtatagaatagcgaagcgtatagaatagcgaagcgtatagaatagtgaagcgtatagaattgcaacacatatagaatagtgaagcgtatagaatagtgaagcgtatagaatagtgaagcgtatagaatagtgaagcgtatagaatagcgaagcgtatagaatagcgaagcgtatagaatagcgaagcgtatagaatagtgaagcgtatagaatagtgaagcgtatagaatagtgaagcgtatagaatagcAACACGTATAGAATagcgaagcgtatagaatagcgaagcgtatagaatagcgaagcgtatagaatagcgaagcgtatagaatagtgaagcgtatagaattgcaacacatatagaatagtgaagcgtatagaattgcaacacatagaatagtgaagcgtagAGAATAGTGAAGTTTATAGAATAGCGAAGCGTATAGAATTGCAACacatatagaatagtgaagcgtagAGAATAGTGAAGTTTATAGAATAGCGAAGCGTATAGAATTGCAACAcatagaatagtgaagcgtagAGAATAGTGAAGTTTATAGAATAGCGAAGCGTATAGAATTGCAACAcatagaatagtgaagcgtatagaatagtgaagcgtatagaattgcaacacatatagaatagcgaagcgtatagaattgcaacacatagaatagtgaagcgtatagaatagtgaagcgtatagaattgcaacacatatagaatagtgaagcgtatagaattgcaacacatagaatagtgaagcgtagAGAATAGTGAAGTTTATAGAATAGCGAAGCGTATAGAATTGCAACACATAGAATagcgaagcgtatagaatagcgaagcgtatagaatagcgaagcgtatagaatagtgaagcgtatagaatagtgaagcgtatagaatTGCAACACATATAGAATAGCGAAGCGTATAGAATTGCAACACATATAGAATAGCGAAGCGTTTAGAATCGCAACacatatagaatagtgaagcgtatagaatagcgaagcgtatagaatagcgaagcgtatagaatagtgaagcgtatagaatagtgaagcgtatagaattgcaacacatatagaatagcgaagcgtatagaatagcgaagcgtatagaatagcgaagcgtatagaatagcgaagtgtatagaatagcgaagcgtatagaatagcgaagcgtatagaatagtgaagcgtatagaatagcAACACGTATAGAATagcgaagcgtatagaatagcgaagcgtatagaatagcgaagcgtatagaatagcgaagcgtatagaatagcgaagcgtatagaatagcgaagcgtatagaatagcgaagcgtatagaatagcgaagcgtatagaatagtgaagcgtatagaattgcaacacatatagaatagtgaagcgtatagaattgcaacacatagaatagtgaagcgtagAGAATAGTGAAGTTTATAGAATAGCGAAGCGTATAGAATTGCAACacatatagaatagtgaagcgtagAGAATAGTGAAGTTTATAGAATAGCGAAGCGTATAGAATTGCAACAcatagaatagtgaagcgtagAGAATAGTGAAGTTTATAGAATAGCGAAGCGTATAGAATTGCAACAcatagaatagtgaagcgtatagaatagtgaagcgtatagaattgcaacacatatagaatagcgaagcgtatagaattgcaacacatagaatagtgaagcgtatagaatagtgaagcgtatagaattgcaacacatatagaatagtgaagcgtatagaattgcaacacatagaatagtgaagcgtagAGAATAGTGAAGTTTATAGAATAGCGAAGCGTATAGAATTGCAACAcatagaatagtgaagcgtatagaatagtgaagcgtatagaatagtgaagcgtatagaattgcaacacatagaatagtgaagcgtatagaatagtgaagcgtatagaatCGCAACACATAGAATAGTGAAGTgtatagaatagtgaagcgtatagaatagtgaagcgtatagaatagcgaagcgtatagaatagtgaagcgtatagaatagtgaagcgtatagaatagcgaagcgtatagaatagtgaagcgtatGGAATCGCAACAGAtattggcacctaagtatcgCGATAATAaagtatcgtgaggtccctggcaattgcCTGCCTTAATGACAGatcctcttttcttttctctcaaGACGCGTATCCTGGTGACGCACGGCATCAGCTTCCTGCCGCAGGTGGATAAcatagtggtgatggtggagggCAGGGTGTCGGAGATGGGCTCGTACCAAGAGCTGCTCAAACAGAATGGGGCATTCGCTGAGTTCCTCAGGAACTATTCCCTGGAGGACATCATCGAGGAGGACGAGGCAACAGGTAGAACTACCTGTTACTATAGCACAGGGGTATTTGAATCTTACCCTACGATGTCTGTAgaactgctggttttctgttgtaCTGccacctgataattaattgcacccacttAGTGTCCCTTAAAGGAAAACCACATACATTTTTGGTCACTTGAAATCGTGTGAGAACACGTCTTTGGAATACTTCAAATGTTTTCTTATGTGTCGTTATATGTTATCATATTAACCCTCCACCTCAATGGACAtttttaccctgcccccaccccaatggacatGTATCATGCTGAATTGCCACCACTAGTCAGCGATCTCTCCCCCGGTCCCAGGTTTAAATTggtctctgattagaggggaagaatGAAGAAAAGCAGTGaaactggcttcaaggtccagatTTGAATTTGAGGGCTAAAGCAGAAGGGCGGATTCTATTGATGTTAATCCCCTTGGGGTTCCACTGTTCCCCTTACACCAGTACGTGCCAACATGTGTCCTTGAAGGCTACTGGGTGTGCAAGCTACTAGCTGTTTCAGGTTTGTTAGTTGGGTTGGAACAAAACCCTAAATACCCAGTAGCTCTCTAGGAGGAGAGTTAGCTGTCCCTGCCTTACACCTATAGGAGTGTGTATACCTGCTACATAATTACCACGGTAACGCTGTGACTCAACACCCACAGAGGCTTTGATTGACGAAGAAGAAAACTTCCCTGACGACGCCCTTAGCAACCATACAGACATGGTGGACAACGAACCAGTGGTCAATGAGGCAAAGAGACAGTTCATAAGGTACTTATAAGTCTCTGTAACCGTTCATAAggcagtccctccaggattcttctgttttttttctttgtgacAGTTGCGGGCCAAAATGCCTGATTTTGCTCTGGCAATTCGGACATTTTGCATGCCAATTTGCAATGTTTTTATTAAATGTGTCAGTagggtcatttaaaaaaaaacaaatgcgGGTCAACGGGGGCACCTCCCCCGGACAAAAATCCCCCTCCCCGCTGCACTAAGCGAATGAATTGAAGCGTACCTTTTTTGCCTCATGTAAAATG
This region of Oncorhynchus tshawytscha isolate Ot180627B linkage group LG25, Otsh_v2.0, whole genome shotgun sequence genomic DNA includes:
- the abcc3 gene encoding ATP-binding cassette sub-family C member 3 isoform X4, with protein sequence MERLCGPKLPFWVANQTLHTDSPDLPECFQLSVLSWLPCVYLWLACPPYLFYLQRNNKGYIMMSILNRVKTVFGLVLWIVCWTDLFGTFHELQQGDSKPPIYFVTPLVVGMTMLLALFLIQFERLRGVQSSGILFIFWFLSVLCAIVPFRSKILQAKYQSEISDKLRFTTFYFYFSLIAAELILSCFNEKPPLFSNIDTDPNPCPQSTAGFLSTMTFWWFTSMAIKGYKNPLEAKDLWSLNKRDSSEVVVPKLLREWEVEQAKAHSAVDQSTQAHFSKPPPAGESNHVGGESSPEEVEVLLSKQKDPQKPSFLRSLIKAFGPYFLIGSAFKLLQDLITFVNPQLLKLLISFTKQKGAPTWWGYALAFLMFFAAFLQTLILHQHFQYCFVTGMRLRTSIIGAIYRKSLIITNAAKRTSTVGEIVNLMSVDAQRFMDLTTFLNMLWSAPLQIILALYFLWQNLGPSVLAGVAVMILLIPLNAAIAVRTRAYQVEQMQYKDARIKLMNEILNGIKVLKLYAWESSFKEKVLEIRQKELNVLRKTAYLGALSTMAWTSAPFLVALTTFAVYVTVDKNNILDAEKAFVSLSLFNILRFPLNMLPQVISSIVQASVSLKRIQDFLSHDELDPESVNRTNTATDSSVTVVNGKFTWAKRDPPALHNINLMVPQGSLLAVVGHVGCGKSSLVSALLGEMEKMEGDISIQGSVAYVPQQAWIQNATLRDNILFGKAYNEHKYHCCLDACALTQDLEVLPGGDLTEIGEKGINLSGGQRQRVSLARALYNEADVYLLDDPLSAVDAHVAKHIFDQVIGPEGALQGKTRILVTHGISFLPQVDNIVVMVEGRVSEMGSYQELLKQNGAFAEFLRNYSLEDIIEEDEATEALIDEEENFPDDALSNHTDMVDNEPVVNEAKRQFIRQISIISGDLENPKSRSVRKRLCSERKHAESDSEKKLPKVEKLIQAETAETGRVKSKVFWEYAKAVGPLLSLFICFLYGCQSAASIGANVWLSQWTNDAAQNVTQENVSMRVGVYAALGMAQEILCGHISAVKASGVGQQVSYILPFL
- the abcc3 gene encoding ATP-binding cassette sub-family C member 3 isoform X3, giving the protein MERLCGPKLPFWVANQTLHTDSPDLPECFQLSVLSWLPCVYLWLACPPYLFYLQRNNKGYIMMSILNRVKTVFGLVLWIVCWTDLFGTFHELQQGDSKPPIYFVTPLVVGMTMLLALFLIQFERLRGVQSSGILFIFWFLSVLCAIVPFRSKILQAKYQSEISDKLRFTTFYFYFSLIAAELILSCFNEKPPLFSNIDTDPNPCPQSTAGFLSTMTFWWFTSMAIKGYKNPLEAKDLWSLNKRDSSEVVVPKLLREWEVEQAKAHSAVDQSTQAHFSKPPPAGESNHVGGESSPEEVEVLLSKQKDPQKPSFLRSLIKAFGPYFLIGSAFKLLQDLITFVNPQLLKLLISFTKQKGAPTWWGYALAFLMFFAAFLQTLILHQHFQYCFVTGMRLRTSIIGAIYRKSLIITNAAKRTSTVGEIVNLMSVDAQRFMDLTTFLNMLWSAPLQIILALYFLWQNLGPSVLAGVAVMILLIPLNAAIAVRTRAYQVEQMQYKDARIKLMNEILNGIKVLKLYAWESSFKEKVLEIRQKELNVLRKTAYLGALSTMAWTSAPFLVALTTFAVYVTVDKNNILDAEKAFVSLSLFNILRFPLNMLPQVISSIVQASVSLKRIQDFLSHDELDPESVNRTNTATDSSVTVVNGKFTWAKRDPPALHNINLMVPQGSLLAVVGHVGCGKSSLVSALLGEMEKMEGDISIQGSVAYVPQQAWIQNATLRDNILFGKAYNEHKYHCCLDACALTQDLEVLPGGDLTEIGEKGINLSGGQRQRVSLARALYNEADVYLLDDPLSAVDAHVAKHIFDQVIGPEGALQGKTRILVTHGISFLPQVDNIVVMVEGRVSEMGSYQELLKQNGAFAEFLRNYSLEDIIEEDEATEALIDEEENFPDDALSNHTDMVDNEPVVNEAKRQFIRQISIISGDLENPKSRSVRKRLCSERKHAESDSEKKLPKVEKLIQAETAETGRVKSKVFWEYAKAVGPLLSLFICFLYGCQSAASIGANVWLSQWTNDAAQNVTQENVSMRVGVYAALGMAQGVLLLANCLLSKAYSMLRAAELMHLHMLQRLLRAPQGFFESTPTGRVLNRFSKDVDIIDSHIPDNIDIWMRTF